Proteins encoded together in one Triticum dicoccoides isolate Atlit2015 ecotype Zavitan chromosome 7B, WEW_v2.0, whole genome shotgun sequence window:
- the LOC119335365 gene encoding uncharacterized protein LOC119335365, translating into MEPIKPTATPSSKALLQHEPADGGDAASGTIVGLPFHLTEKILSCISPLESVRLSAVCRSWAATISERLATPTPHLFALEVLHEHPRGAIFSVPADDNEEDSQEHLGHLLNGGAEGAVSAPRRWFAGNVQSCPVVLPWFCDATCVTMYKLGTKEKNQWPLEGEEDGEQL; encoded by the exons ATGGAGCCGATCAAACCCACGGCCACCCCATCAAGCAAGGCCCTTCTCCAACACGAACCCGCCGACGGCGGAGATGCCGCGAGCGGCACCATCGTCGGCCTCCCTTTCCACCTCACGGAGAAGATCCTCTCCTGCATCAGCCCGCTCGAGTCGGTGCGCCTCTCCGCCGTCTGCAGGTCCTGGGCGGCGACCATCTCCGAGCGGCTAGCGACACCCACCCCGCACCTGTTCGCCCTCGAGGTCCTCCACGAGCACCCCCGCGGGGCGATCTTCTCCGTGCCGGCCGATGACAACGAGGAGGACTCGCAGGAGCACTTGGGGCATCTACTCAATGGAGGAGCGGAAGGTGCTGTTTCAGCGCCCCGTCGGTGGTTCGCCGGGAATGTACAAAGCTGCCCGGTGGTTCTTCCCTGGTTTTGTGATGCCACTTGCGTGACAATGTACAAACTTGGGACAAAGGAGAAAAATCAATGGCCTTTAG AAGGAGAGGAGGATGGCGAGCAACTGTGA